TACAACCTCAACCCTGAAACCCATCGACTCATGGTGAATGGTTTGGTGAAGAACGCTCGCGTCTTTACGATGAATGATTTGATGAGATTACCTTCAGTTTCGCGTACGCACTTTATTGAGTGTGGCGCTAATACTGGCTTAGAGTGGGGTAACGTAGCTGTACCAACAGTGCAGTACACCCACGGTATGCTTTCTTGCTGTGAGTTTACTGGCGTACCTCTCAAAGTATTACTTGAAGAATGCGGCGCTGATTTGAAAAAAGGTAAGTTCATGCTTGCTGAGGGCGGCGATGGTTCTGGCATGACGCGCACCATCAATCTAGAAAGCTGCTTAGAAGACACAATCGTTGCCTGGAGCATGAACGGTGAAATGTTGCGCCCGGAAAACGGCTTCCCATTGCGTCTAGTGGTTCCTGGTGTGCAGGGCGTCAGCTGGGTGAAGTGGTTGCGTCGCCTAGAGGTTGGCGATATGCCTTGGAATGCGAAAGATGAAGCTGTTCACTATATTGAGCTCATGCCAGATGGCATGCACCGTCAATACGCATCCATTCAAGAATGTAAGTCAGTCATAACCACCCCTTCTGGCGGCCAGCAATTGCTAGATAAAGGCTTCTATAACGTGAGTGGCATGGCTTGGTCTGGTCGTGGCAAGATTAAACGCGTTGACGTTTCTTTTGATGGCGGCAATAACTGGCGAACTGCACGTTTAGAGACTCCGGTGCTTACTAAATCCATTACCCGTTTCAATATAGATTGGGTATGGGATGGTTCGCCCGCAATCTTGCAATCGAGAGCTGTAGATGACACTGGCTATATTCAGCCTTCAATTAAGGTCTTGCGTGATGTGCGTGGTAATCGCTCGATTTATCACAACAATGCAATTCAGTCATGGAAATTGGATTCAAACGGTGAGGTGAGTAATGTACAAGTTGGATAAATTATTTGCTCGCGTAACTGTTGCAGCTTTAGCAGCCTTATCAATTCAATTTGCTTATGCGCAAAATACTCAGGGCTCTGCTAAGTTTCCGGGGATTGGCCGCAACGCCACTCCAGCCGAGGTTATGGCTTGGGATATCGATGTGCGCCCAGACTTTAAGGGGTTACCTAAAGGATCTGGCTCGGTAGAGCAGGGTCAAGCTATTTGGGAATCTAAATGCGCTAGCTGTCATGGTGTCTTTGGTGAGTCTAATGAAAT
This region of Polynucleobacter sp. JS-JIR-II-50 genomic DNA includes:
- the soxC gene encoding sulfite dehydrogenase, whose amino-acid sequence is MTKKQIELSAEDISAVEKSANRARLVKAPEHFISQELIADINANGLDESRRGFLRKGFLSAVGGAAAGLAAPMAFAAGEGDPAILEKQEWQTTLGKNVATMPYGVPSIYESNLIRRESPGLTRVSAASVAFTPLQGLFGTITPNGLHFERHHQGWYNLNPETHRLMVNGLVKNARVFTMNDLMRLPSVSRTHFIECGANTGLEWGNVAVPTVQYTHGMLSCCEFTGVPLKVLLEECGADLKKGKFMLAEGGDGSGMTRTINLESCLEDTIVAWSMNGEMLRPENGFPLRLVVPGVQGVSWVKWLRRLEVGDMPWNAKDEAVHYIELMPDGMHRQYASIQECKSVITTPSGGQQLLDKGFYNVSGMAWSGRGKIKRVDVSFDGGNNWRTARLETPVLTKSITRFNIDWVWDGSPAILQSRAVDDTGYIQPSIKVLRDVRGNRSIYHNNAIQSWKLDSNGEVSNVQVG